A genomic stretch from Leishmania donovani BPK282A1 complete genome, chromosome 36 includes:
- a CDS encoding 40S ribosomal protein S9, putative, with the protein MRNYNNFNRVWKAPRRPFEKERLDREMKLCGQYGLRCKREIWRVNMTLSKMRRTARLLLTLPENHPRRLLEGSAIMRRCHEYGFLDEEKDKLDYVLSLTVPDILERRLQTIVFKAGLAKSVHHARVLIQQRHIAVAKQIVTIPSFIVRVSSERHIAFADASPFGNGRPGRVKRVRAKAAKRHAGGGDDDE; encoded by the coding sequence ATGCGCAACTACAACAACTTCAACCGCGTGTGGAaggcgccgcgtcgtccgTTCGAGAAGGAGCGCCTCGACCGCGAGATGAAGCTGTGCGGCCAGTACGGTCTGCGCTGCAAGCGTGAGATCTGGCGTGTGAACATGACGCTGTCCAAGATGCGCCGCACGGCccgtctgctgctgacgctgccggaGAACCACCCCCGCCGTCTGCTGGAGGGTTCCGCCAtcatgcgccgctgccacgagTATGGCTTCCTCGACGAGGAGAAGGACAAGCTGGATTACGTGCTGTCGCTGACGGTGCCGGACATTctcgagcgccgcctgcagaCCATCGTCTTCAAGGCCGGTCTCGCCAAGTCCGTGCACCACGCCCGCGTCCTgattcagcagcgccacatcgccgtcgccaagCAGATTGTGACGATCCCGTCCTTCATCGTGCGCGTGAGCAGTGAGCGCCACATCGCCTTCGCTGATGCTTCGCCGTTCGGCAACGGCCGACCTGGCCGCGtcaagcgcgtgcgcgcgaagGCCGCCAAgcgccacgccggcggcggcgatgacgacgagtAA
- a CDS encoding fructose-1,6-bisphosphate aldolase, which produces MSRVTIFQSQLPACNRLKTPYESELIATVKKLTTPGKGLLAADESIGSCTKRFEPIGLSNTEEHRRQYRALMLEAEGFEQYISGVILHEETVGQKASNGQTFPEYLTARGVVPGIKTDMGLCPLLEGAEGEQMTEGLDGYVKRASAYYKKGCRFCKWRNVYKIQNGTVSESAVRFNAETLARYAILSQISGLVPIVEPEVMIDGKHDIDTCQRVSEHVWREVVAALQRHGVIWEGCLLKPNMVVPGAESGQTAAPAQVAHYTVMTLARTMPAMLPGVMFLSGGLSEVQASEYLNAINNSPLPRPYFLSFSYARALQSSALKAWGGKDSGVAAGRRAFLHRARMNSMAQLGKYKRADDDASSSSLYVKGNTY; this is translated from the coding sequence ATGTCGCGTGTAACGATCTTTCAGAGCCAGCTGCCGGCGTGCAACCGCCTCAAGACGCCGTACGAGTCGGAGCTGATTGCGACGGTCAAGAAGCTGACGACACCGGGCAAGGGCCTCCTGGCGGCGGATGAGTCGATCGGCTCGTGCACGAAGCGGTTCGAGCCGATTGGGCTGAGCAACACGGAGGAGCACCGCCGGCAGTACCGCGCGCTgatgctggaggcggagggctTCGAGCAGTACATCAGCGGCGTCATCCTGCACGAAGAGACGGTTGGCCAGAAAGCGAGCAACGGGCAGACGTTCCCAGAGTACCTGACGGCGCGCGGTGTTGTGCCTGGGATCAAGACGGACATGGGACTGTGTccgctgctcgagggcgcAGAAGGGGAACAGATGACGGAGGGCCTGGACGGCTACGTGAAGCGCGCGTCTGCCTACTACAAGAAGGGATGCCGCTTCTGCAAGTGGCGCAACGTGTACAAGATCCAAAACGGAACGGTGTCGGAGTCCGCAGTGCGCTTCAACGCGGAGACGCTCGCGCGCTACGCGATCCTGTCGCAGATAAGCGGGCTTGTGCCGATCGTGGAACCGGAAGTGATGATCGACGGCAAGCACGATATCGACACCTGCCAGCGCGTGTCAGAGCACGTGTGgcgcgaggtggtggcggcgctgcagcgccacggcgttATTTGGGAGGGTTGCCTGCTGAAGCCGAACATGGTGGTTCCCGGCGCCGAGTCCGGCcagacggcggcaccggcacagGTGGCGCACTACACGGTGATGACGCTTGCGCGCACGATGCCGGCGATGCTACCTGGCGTGATGTTCCTGTCCGGTGGGCTGAGCGAGGTCCAGGCGAGCGAGTACCTGAACGCGATTAACAACAGCCCGCTGCCACGGCCGTATTTCCTGAGTTTCTcgtacgcgcgcgcgcttcaATCTTCTGCGTTGAAGGCGTGGGGTGGAAAGGACtccggcgtcgctgccggacGCCGCGCTTTCTTgcaccgcgcgcgcatgAACTCGATGGCGCAGCTTGGCAAGTACAagcgcgccgacgacgacgcctcctcctcgtccctgTACGTCAAAGGCAACACCTATTAA